A single genomic interval of Microbulbifer variabilis harbors:
- a CDS encoding PHP domain-containing protein, producing MSFLPEDLNTDLVDLHCHSTASDGILSPTELVSRAKSQGVTLMALTDHDTVDGVAEAQAVGDQLGITVMTGIEFSSLWGRRSVHVVGLNVDPAAECLRQAIDLRERLRQERAERIAERLEKRGFQGALQGGREIAGDSVLGRPHFARWLVQAGHVEDTARAFKRYLGAGKIGDVRVEWPQLQETVETIQSAGGAAVLAHPLKYSLTRTQLLRLLTEFYRSGGNAIELLCGRQNPTQTRELRTLMALAVGDSCKAPLLSSLGSDFHQPEQPWRELGCVRLPEDVEPVWNLWHTLHRDRPGEAVSA from the coding sequence TTGAGTTTCCTGCCAGAAGATCTGAATACAGACCTTGTAGACCTTCACTGCCACAGTACCGCTTCCGACGGTATTTTAAGTCCTACTGAGCTGGTGTCGAGGGCGAAATCTCAAGGTGTGACACTGATGGCACTCACTGACCACGATACGGTGGATGGTGTGGCTGAGGCACAGGCGGTTGGTGACCAATTAGGCATCACCGTGATGACGGGGATCGAATTCTCCAGCCTTTGGGGGCGGCGCTCCGTCCATGTAGTTGGATTGAATGTTGACCCGGCAGCTGAGTGCTTGCGGCAGGCAATTGACCTGCGCGAGCGATTGCGCCAAGAGCGCGCCGAGCGGATTGCCGAACGTCTAGAGAAGCGCGGTTTTCAGGGCGCTTTGCAGGGGGGGCGTGAGATTGCCGGTGATTCCGTACTGGGGCGGCCGCACTTCGCCCGTTGGCTGGTGCAAGCCGGGCACGTTGAGGACACAGCGCGGGCATTCAAGCGCTATCTGGGCGCCGGCAAGATCGGTGATGTGCGCGTGGAATGGCCACAATTGCAAGAGACTGTTGAAACTATACAGTCTGCTGGTGGTGCGGCAGTGTTGGCACACCCTCTCAAGTACAGTCTCACTCGAACCCAATTACTGCGTCTGCTGACAGAGTTCTACCGCAGTGGCGGGAATGCTATAGAGCTGCTCTGCGGTCGGCAGAACCCCACGCAGACCAGAGAACTGCGCACCCTCATGGCGTTGGCCGTTGGCGATTCCTGCAAAGCTCCATTGTTGAGCTCTTTGGGAAGTGATTTCCACCAGCCGGAGCAGCCCTGGAGGGAACTGGGCTGTGTGCGTTTACCCGAAGACGTCGAGCCGGTGTGGAATCTGTGGCACACTCTGCACCGGGATCGACCAGGGGAAGCAGTATCTGCCTGA